One Candidatus Methylacidithermus pantelleriae genomic window carries:
- the purL gene encoding phosphoribosylformylglycinamidine synthase subunit PurL → MDELRDKERQAAGGLTPEEQEEVRRQLGREPNEVEWALFSVLWSEHCSYKTSKPLLRGLPRQGKGVLAGAGEENAGVLELGDGWAVVFKIESHNHPSAVEPFQGAATGVGGIIRDILAMGARPIALMDSLRVGELRGDSKEAQRNRRLLEGIVAGIAHYGNLVGIPTVGGELACHPSYGRNPLVNVLCVGVVPTDRLVRSRASGLGNPVYYAGAPTGRDGLGGAAFASRQLSGGRAADLPSVQVGDPFVGKLLVEACLELVWNTESVVAMQDMGAAGLACAAAEMAARGGVGVELFLDRVPLRQPGLEPWEILLSESQERMLLVVRQGREEEVERVFSRWGLRAVCVGRVVPDPVLRVWYKGTICVSVPPRALTDGVPLRDPASMEYQWTRNKRTLSLASSEIFPEPSDYHSACLRLLSHPEASAKRWIFEQYDWMVGLALAGQPGADAAILRIPVGQGRWRWVAVTCDGNGRYCKVDPREGAKATVAEALRNLAMVGAVPLGITDNLNLGDPDRGASYWELVQVIEGMGEACRFFRVPVTGGNVSLYNETEAGPIVPTPVIGAVGEIPFPQRIPKAGLGRPGDYVVLLGGWGEGLGGSLFAQEFHGDLGGALPPVDLEKEKKLHELVRDLLWKGLLQGVHDLSDGGLWVSLVEGCLRASPRVGARIRIPLSAGPLHQVLFNEAGARALAGVGRKDLPRVEEEASRAGVSFWILGELAGEEQIVVTREDGNSVTWTLEELEEAWEGGLPLCMEKKAEEGEKREGGDQA, encoded by the coding sequence ATGGACGAGCTGAGAGACAAGGAGAGGCAGGCGGCCGGGGGGCTCACGCCAGAGGAGCAAGAGGAGGTACGAAGGCAATTGGGAAGAGAGCCCAACGAGGTGGAATGGGCGCTTTTCTCGGTGTTATGGAGCGAGCATTGCTCCTACAAAACCTCTAAACCTCTGCTTCGCGGGCTACCACGTCAAGGGAAGGGGGTTCTTGCAGGGGCGGGAGAAGAAAATGCGGGCGTCTTGGAGCTAGGGGACGGCTGGGCTGTGGTCTTTAAGATCGAATCCCACAACCATCCCAGTGCCGTGGAACCCTTTCAAGGAGCTGCTACGGGTGTGGGTGGGATTATCCGGGATATTCTGGCGATGGGAGCTCGGCCGATTGCTTTAATGGATTCCCTGCGGGTGGGTGAGCTTCGAGGCGACTCAAAGGAGGCGCAAAGAAATCGCCGTTTGCTCGAGGGAATTGTCGCGGGTATTGCCCACTACGGAAATCTTGTGGGGATTCCTACCGTGGGTGGAGAGTTAGCCTGTCATCCTTCCTACGGCAGGAATCCCCTGGTCAACGTGCTCTGTGTCGGCGTGGTACCCACGGACCGCCTGGTTCGTAGCCGTGCTTCCGGTTTGGGTAACCCCGTGTACTACGCTGGGGCACCGACGGGCCGTGACGGGCTGGGTGGCGCTGCTTTTGCGTCCCGTCAGCTCTCCGGGGGACGGGCAGCGGATCTTCCCAGTGTTCAGGTGGGGGACCCGTTTGTGGGCAAGCTTTTGGTAGAGGCTTGCCTCGAGTTGGTCTGGAACACAGAGAGCGTAGTCGCAATGCAGGACATGGGCGCCGCGGGTTTAGCGTGTGCTGCGGCGGAGATGGCGGCACGGGGCGGGGTTGGGGTGGAACTTTTTCTTGATCGAGTCCCGCTTCGCCAGCCCGGCCTAGAACCGTGGGAAATTCTTCTGTCGGAGTCTCAAGAAAGAATGCTTTTGGTGGTTCGCCAAGGACGTGAGGAAGAAGTGGAGCGCGTGTTTTCGCGATGGGGACTTCGGGCGGTTTGCGTGGGGAGGGTAGTGCCGGATCCTGTTCTTCGTGTTTGGTATAAGGGAACGATTTGTGTCTCGGTACCCCCAAGAGCCCTTACGGATGGGGTGCCCCTGCGGGATCCAGCCTCGATGGAATATCAGTGGACACGTAACAAGCGTACCCTTTCCCTAGCGTCTTCCGAGATCTTCCCGGAACCCTCGGATTATCATTCTGCCTGCTTGCGCCTCCTCTCCCATCCGGAAGCCAGTGCCAAGAGGTGGATTTTTGAGCAGTATGATTGGATGGTCGGGCTTGCCCTCGCGGGTCAACCGGGAGCCGATGCAGCCATTTTGCGGATTCCTGTAGGGCAAGGACGATGGAGATGGGTTGCCGTAACGTGCGATGGGAATGGTCGATACTGCAAGGTCGACCCTCGCGAAGGGGCCAAGGCCACCGTGGCGGAAGCGCTGCGAAATCTCGCTATGGTTGGGGCTGTCCCGCTGGGGATTACCGACAACCTGAATTTGGGAGATCCTGACCGTGGTGCTTCGTACTGGGAGCTTGTCCAAGTCATTGAGGGAATGGGAGAGGCTTGTCGATTCTTTCGCGTGCCGGTCACCGGCGGTAATGTAAGTCTCTATAACGAAACAGAAGCCGGCCCTATTGTGCCGACCCCGGTGATTGGAGCCGTGGGGGAAATTCCCTTTCCCCAGAGAATCCCGAAAGCTGGATTGGGAAGGCCAGGGGATTACGTTGTCCTTTTGGGAGGATGGGGCGAGGGGCTGGGTGGATCTTTATTCGCGCAGGAGTTCCACGGGGATCTAGGAGGGGCTTTGCCCCCCGTGGACCTAGAAAAGGAAAAGAAATTGCATGAGCTTGTCCGGGATCTCCTCTGGAAGGGACTTCTCCAAGGAGTGCATGATCTTTCGGATGGGGGTTTGTGGGTGAGCTTGGTGGAAGGTTGTTTGCGGGCTTCCCCAAGGGTGGGAGCCCGGATCAGGATCCCGTTGTCGGCGGGCCCTCTGCATCAGGTACTTTTTAATGAAGCGGGGGCAAGGGCTTTGGCCGGGGTCGGCCGAAAGGATCTTCCGAGGGTGGAAGAGGAGGCTTCACGGGCAGGGGTAAGTTTCTGGATCCTGGGAGAGCTTGCGGGGGAAGAGCAAATCGTTGTCACCAGGGAGGACGGAAACTCTGTCACTTGGACGTTGGAAGAGCTGGAAGAGGCCTGGGAAGGGGGGCTTCCCTTGTGCATGGAAAAGAAAGCAGAGGAAGGAGAGAAAAGAGAGGGAGGTGACCAAGCTTAG
- a CDS encoding N-acetylglucosamine-6-phosphate deacetylase, with protein MEKGFLIARHYRTGKPVRLTWEKGVLDSLEELRETPSSLPWVAPGLVDVQLNGFAGIDFNSEDLTQEAWDYAQQRIQETGCVYFLATVVTAPKETYARRLRLLESFRQKGLDGCIGFHLEGPFLNPGGGYRGVHNPAYMSLLDEHWLEDVTRASSGAVRLITVAPECGNGVSFIVRARRLGVRVALGHSASDSKVLMAAVQAGALLWTHFGNGLPHLLPKWDPTFWGVLACGPPFVSLIPDGFHIPPEAFKVLVRLLGVRLILTTDATAAAEAKPGTYRLGELKIERGADGIARSPDGKLAGSSLCPFFAVFRAADLSGLPWPWLWDAYSIRPASLLGMIHDLRVGCRASFCVFEVEPVPRLAAVFVNGERKVG; from the coding sequence ATGGAAAAAGGATTTCTTATCGCTCGCCATTATCGGACGGGGAAACCGGTCCGGCTGACGTGGGAAAAGGGCGTATTGGACTCCCTGGAAGAGCTTAGGGAGACCCCTTCTTCTCTGCCCTGGGTAGCCCCAGGTTTGGTGGACGTCCAGCTCAATGGGTTTGCAGGAATCGACTTTAATTCAGAGGACCTTACGCAGGAAGCATGGGATTACGCGCAACAAAGGATCCAGGAAACAGGCTGCGTGTACTTTCTTGCAACTGTTGTCACGGCTCCCAAGGAAACCTATGCCAGGCGGTTGCGGTTGCTGGAGAGCTTTCGGCAAAAGGGCCTGGACGGGTGCATCGGCTTCCATTTGGAAGGGCCTTTTCTTAATCCCGGGGGAGGATATCGCGGGGTTCATAACCCCGCCTATATGAGCTTGCTCGACGAACATTGGCTGGAAGATGTGACGCGGGCAAGCTCCGGAGCCGTGCGCCTGATCACGGTGGCTCCGGAGTGTGGCAACGGGGTTTCTTTTATCGTCCGGGCACGAAGACTCGGTGTGCGAGTGGCCCTCGGTCATTCTGCATCCGATTCCAAGGTCCTTATGGCAGCGGTGCAGGCAGGGGCTCTCCTTTGGACTCATTTCGGAAATGGCTTGCCCCATCTCCTTCCCAAGTGGGATCCTACTTTTTGGGGCGTCTTAGCCTGCGGTCCTCCCTTTGTCAGCCTGATCCCGGATGGTTTCCACATCCCTCCGGAAGCTTTTAAAGTTTTGGTGCGTTTGTTGGGTGTGCGCTTGATTCTTACTACGGATGCGACGGCGGCTGCCGAGGCCAAGCCTGGTACCTACCGGCTAGGAGAGTTGAAGATCGAACGTGGCGCTGATGGGATCGCACGTTCTCCTGATGGAAAGCTAGCTGGCTCGAGCCTGTGTCCTTTTTTCGCCGTTTTTCGGGCTGCAGACCTTTCTGGGTTACCGTGGCCCTGGTTGTGGGACGCCTATTCGATTCGGCCGGCGAGTCTTCTGGGCATGATTCATGATTTGCGAGTGGGATGTCGGGCAAGCTTTTGCGTGTTTGAGGTGGAGCCGGTTCCGCGCTTGGCGGCTGTTTTTGTTAATGGGGAGAGAAAAGTAGGCTAG
- a CDS encoding PP2C family protein-serine/threonine phosphatase, whose translation MKEDSLPRRPVPVLVRDAAEEQRGSFFHLGIVSEKGNRPAPNQDVSGWVWAGELSIGVGIADGMGGHKAGERASWLALGAALQTLAGQSETVSPRERLAQAFLGAWRALNEEAKHDPAVRGMGTTLTLVWLENRQAYFGHVGDCRLYVVKGKECKLLTEDHTLASELEKTGTPLFSREELSGCRHVLTRCLSPMHEAAPDIDSLSIEPPFRLILVTDGIYPWLAVKEATFLLTDDSPLAAAEKLVRIARERGGTDDRTACVMDVFEPTDEKLS comes from the coding sequence ATGAAGGAGGATTCTCTCCCTCGCCGCCCCGTGCCGGTTCTCGTCCGAGACGCTGCTGAGGAGCAAAGGGGATCGTTTTTTCATCTGGGCATCGTCAGCGAGAAGGGAAATCGTCCAGCCCCCAACCAAGATGTTTCGGGCTGGGTTTGGGCTGGGGAACTTTCGATCGGCGTGGGGATTGCCGATGGGATGGGAGGGCATAAAGCAGGAGAGAGGGCCAGCTGGCTTGCGTTAGGGGCCGCGCTTCAAACGCTGGCGGGGCAAAGCGAGACGGTTTCTCCCAGGGAGCGGTTGGCCCAAGCTTTTCTTGGAGCTTGGCGGGCTCTGAACGAGGAAGCGAAACACGATCCTGCCGTGCGGGGGATGGGCACCACACTAACGCTGGTGTGGCTAGAAAACCGGCAGGCCTACTTTGGACACGTGGGGGATTGCCGGCTGTATGTGGTGAAGGGGAAAGAGTGTAAGCTTTTGACCGAGGATCACACACTGGCGTCGGAGCTAGAAAAGACCGGTACGCCGCTCTTTTCTCGAGAGGAGCTCTCGGGGTGCCGGCACGTGCTCACTCGCTGTTTGAGCCCCATGCATGAGGCAGCTCCGGATATTGACTCTCTTTCCATTGAGCCCCCCTTTCGCCTGATTCTGGTAACTGATGGCATCTACCCTTGGCTTGCTGTGAAAGAAGCGACGTTTCTTTTGACGGACGATTCACCTCTTGCCGCCGCCGAGAAACTCGTTCGGATCGCACGGGAGCGGGGAGGGACCGACGACCGGACGGCATGTGTTATGGATGTGTTTGAGCCAACCGATGAAAAACTTTCCTAG
- a CDS encoding 4-hydroxy-3-methylbut-2-enyl diphosphate reductase, whose amino-acid sequence MPAVPTQPQKINLRTPQVMSVVQAQVESHYRSPLVEFLRASGHRLSAGGITVILAKAFGFCYGVERAIDLAYAAAKVFQGKRIFLLGEIIHNPEVNDQLTAMGIERLREVEGRYDLSGLTRDDVVIIPAFGAEIQTMHRIQEIGCQVVDTTCGDVMTVWKRVRQYRRENFTSIIHGKAWHEETKATASRAVCEDGGGHYLVVYDLEETDYVCDYIRYGGNKEEFLRKFEGAVSPGFDPDRHLERVGVANQTTMMRGETEEVQRRIQRAIEDRYGKENLSQHFRSFDTICGATQERQDALEELLRHEKLDLLIVVGGYNSSNTSHLAEMGVSRLPTYFIKNAEKLLSPQRILHWDLSKRQEVITEDWLPDQEVTIGITAGASCPNNVIEETIRRLYEFRGIRVDSLIPKTWPIKAL is encoded by the coding sequence GTGCCTGCAGTCCCCACGCAACCCCAAAAGATCAACCTGCGGACACCGCAGGTCATGAGCGTTGTTCAAGCGCAGGTTGAAAGTCATTATCGCAGTCCGCTTGTGGAATTTTTGCGGGCCAGTGGTCATCGCTTGAGCGCGGGTGGAATCACCGTGATCTTGGCCAAAGCGTTTGGATTTTGCTACGGCGTCGAACGAGCTATCGACCTCGCCTACGCCGCAGCGAAAGTATTCCAAGGAAAGAGAATCTTTCTTCTTGGTGAGATCATCCATAACCCTGAAGTCAACGATCAGCTGACAGCCATGGGGATTGAACGACTACGGGAAGTGGAGGGACGCTACGATCTTAGCGGGCTTACCAGGGATGATGTGGTCATCATTCCGGCATTTGGTGCGGAGATCCAAACCATGCATCGGATCCAGGAAATTGGCTGTCAAGTGGTCGATACCACGTGCGGGGATGTGATGACCGTATGGAAACGAGTACGCCAGTACCGGAGAGAAAATTTTACTTCCATCATCCATGGGAAAGCTTGGCACGAAGAAACCAAGGCCACGGCTTCCCGGGCTGTGTGTGAAGACGGGGGTGGTCACTACTTGGTTGTCTACGATTTAGAGGAAACTGACTACGTTTGCGACTATATCCGGTACGGAGGGAACAAGGAGGAGTTTTTGCGAAAATTTGAAGGAGCAGTATCGCCCGGCTTTGATCCGGATCGGCATCTGGAGCGGGTTGGGGTTGCCAATCAAACGACAATGATGCGGGGAGAAACCGAGGAAGTCCAAAGGAGAATCCAACGAGCTATCGAAGATCGTTACGGCAAAGAAAACCTTTCGCAGCACTTTCGTTCTTTCGATACCATCTGCGGGGCCACACAGGAACGGCAGGATGCTCTGGAGGAGCTTCTCCGTCATGAAAAGCTCGATCTTTTGATTGTTGTGGGCGGATATAATTCTAGCAACACCTCGCACCTAGCCGAAATGGGTGTGAGCCGTCTGCCTACGTACTTTATTAAAAATGCGGAAAAATTACTCTCTCCCCAGCGGATCTTGCATTGGGATCTTTCGAAGCGCCAGGAAGTGATCACGGAAGACTGGCTGCCGGATCAAGAGGTAACGATCGGTATTACAGCCGGTGCATCCTGTCCTAATAACGTCATTGAAGAGACGATTCGAAGGCTTTATGAGTTTCGAGGAATCCGAGTGGATTCCCTGATTCCGAAGACCTGGCCGATAAAAGCTCTTTAG
- a CDS encoding leucyl aminopeptidase encodes MGEVPKISVEVVPEPPASGDLVEFVPEGKRVSSDIPEEEFRGKKLSTLLLREGGRRRLYVGLGPQESIGPAILRKASGAAVRSLVKIGAEQISILAQEWEDHLDAIVEGALLGAYRFERYKPETLRSRTGLRQLWLCIAPRLRREAKEKAKLGQLVAEATNLVRDLGNEPGNVIFPEALAERAHQLAKEYGLSCRVFEPRELEEKGFGGLLAVGSGSVHGPRLILLEYSGKDPGRPPIALVGKAITFDSGGISLKPGERMDEMKFDKMGGCAVLGILCAASRLQLPTRVVGVLAAAENLPGPSAYRPGDIIRTYDGNTIEVLNTDAEGRIVLADAIAYVKKEFRPSLIIDLATLTGACIVALGKEKAGLFTPDRELREAFWSLGEEVNNPVWPLPLGEEFDEQIKSDIALVKNVGGKEGGACTAAAFLQKWVGDTRWVHLDIAGPAWITKEVAYLEKGPTGFGVSLITRFLLGQANQAQRTKPSQKGSGRKR; translated from the coding sequence ATGGGTGAAGTTCCCAAGATTTCGGTGGAAGTGGTTCCAGAGCCGCCGGCAAGCGGGGATCTTGTGGAATTTGTGCCTGAGGGTAAGAGAGTTTCTTCGGATATCCCCGAGGAGGAGTTTCGAGGGAAAAAGCTTTCAACCCTTCTTTTGCGCGAGGGCGGCCGACGTCGTCTTTACGTCGGGCTGGGGCCTCAGGAGAGTATCGGACCCGCTATCTTGCGCAAGGCCAGCGGCGCGGCCGTTCGTAGCCTCGTAAAAATTGGCGCAGAGCAAATTTCGATCCTTGCTCAAGAATGGGAAGACCACTTGGACGCAATCGTCGAAGGGGCCCTTTTGGGGGCCTATCGCTTCGAGCGTTATAAACCGGAAACGCTTCGATCCCGAACGGGGTTGCGCCAGTTGTGGCTGTGCATAGCACCTCGTTTAAGGAGGGAGGCAAAAGAAAAAGCTAAACTAGGCCAGCTGGTTGCCGAGGCCACCAATCTTGTGAGGGATCTTGGAAATGAGCCGGGGAACGTCATCTTTCCGGAAGCTCTGGCAGAGCGTGCCCATCAGCTGGCCAAAGAATACGGACTTTCTTGCCGGGTCTTTGAGCCTAGGGAACTTGAGGAAAAGGGTTTTGGAGGGCTGCTCGCAGTGGGCAGCGGGTCGGTCCACGGCCCCAGACTCATCCTGTTAGAATATTCCGGAAAAGACCCCGGGCGTCCCCCCATCGCCCTGGTAGGCAAGGCCATCACGTTTGATAGCGGGGGAATTTCCCTTAAACCTGGGGAGCGGATGGATGAAATGAAATTTGATAAAATGGGGGGTTGCGCCGTGCTGGGGATCCTTTGCGCGGCGAGTCGTCTGCAGCTTCCCACGCGTGTTGTCGGCGTGCTTGCGGCCGCCGAAAACTTACCTGGTCCTTCCGCGTATCGGCCGGGCGATATTATTCGGACCTATGACGGTAACACGATTGAAGTTCTCAATACGGATGCGGAGGGAAGAATCGTACTGGCCGACGCCATTGCCTATGTGAAGAAAGAATTTCGTCCGAGCCTTATCATCGACCTCGCTACCCTCACAGGGGCTTGCATCGTGGCATTGGGGAAAGAAAAAGCTGGGTTGTTCACACCGGATCGGGAGCTTCGCGAAGCTTTCTGGTCATTGGGCGAAGAAGTCAATAACCCGGTCTGGCCGCTTCCCCTGGGCGAGGAATTCGATGAACAGATCAAAAGTGACATTGCCCTGGTGAAAAACGTCGGAGGTAAGGAAGGAGGCGCCTGTACGGCTGCCGCCTTTCTCCAAAAATGGGTCGGGGACACCCGGTGGGTCCACCTGGACATTGCCGGCCCCGCCTGGATAACCAAAGAAGTTGCCTATCTTGAAAAAGGACCCACGGGTTTTGGCGTAAGCCTAATCACGCGTTTCCTTTTGGGACAAGCAAACCAAGCCCAACGGACTAAGCCTTCCCAGAAAGGGTCTGGCCGTAAGCGCTAA
- the moeA gene encoding molybdopterin molybdotransferase MoeA — protein MASTLLTVQEAVSRILASVPRPKETERVCLENALGRVLAQSIFAPRDVPGFWSAAMDGYALAGEDLPQDEPKRFRVAGSSFAGAPFRGSPSRGECVRIMTGALLPKGTDTVIMQEVVTVEPEGSVWIPPGLRRGQNVRPPNEDITQGALVLEAGTELGPPQLGVLASLGIQEVQVFRNVRVCLYSTGDELKEPGEPLEPGELYDSNRPLLVALLQTLGVQPLEVGRLPDHPDELLQKLRTASSQADLILTTGGVSVGEKDWVRTILTTLGRLEFAQIAIKPGRPLAFGWIGESVFFGLPGNPVSSFVSFCVFVRPALEQMRGRRQVGLCPLWARIANAFSRRPGRTEYLRGRLFVDPLGQPTVSLVGPLSSFALSSVASADCLVVIPEEKTHLPEGELVQVLPFNGLFSP, from the coding sequence ATGGCTAGCACGCTTCTTACCGTCCAAGAAGCGGTTTCTCGGATTCTTGCCAGCGTGCCTCGCCCCAAGGAAACGGAACGGGTCTGCCTGGAAAACGCTCTTGGCCGGGTCCTTGCCCAAAGTATTTTTGCCCCCAGAGATGTCCCCGGGTTCTGGAGCGCTGCCATGGACGGATATGCGCTGGCAGGCGAGGACCTTCCCCAGGACGAACCAAAAAGGTTTCGCGTGGCGGGATCTTCCTTTGCAGGAGCACCCTTTCGAGGTTCTCCCAGCCGGGGAGAGTGCGTGCGGATCATGACAGGCGCCCTTCTCCCCAAAGGAACCGACACGGTGATCATGCAGGAAGTGGTGACCGTAGAACCGGAAGGGAGTGTTTGGATCCCCCCCGGACTCCGTCGAGGACAAAACGTCCGTCCTCCCAATGAGGATATCACCCAAGGCGCTCTTGTCTTGGAAGCAGGGACGGAACTGGGTCCTCCCCAGCTCGGAGTACTGGCCTCTCTGGGTATCCAGGAAGTGCAGGTCTTTCGGAACGTCCGTGTGTGTCTCTATTCAACTGGGGACGAGCTCAAGGAGCCGGGCGAGCCTTTGGAACCGGGAGAACTCTACGACAGTAACCGCCCGCTCCTTGTGGCCCTCCTTCAGACCTTGGGTGTTCAACCTCTGGAAGTAGGCCGGCTCCCGGATCACCCCGACGAGCTTCTCCAGAAACTCCGAACTGCTTCTTCCCAGGCTGATCTCATTCTCACCACGGGGGGCGTTTCCGTAGGCGAAAAGGATTGGGTTCGGACTATCCTTACCACGCTGGGAAGGCTTGAGTTCGCTCAGATCGCCATCAAACCTGGCCGACCATTGGCTTTTGGTTGGATCGGGGAGAGTGTCTTCTTTGGGTTACCGGGAAATCCTGTTTCTAGTTTTGTTAGCTTCTGCGTCTTTGTTCGCCCGGCTCTTGAGCAAATGCGGGGACGCCGTCAAGTCGGGCTCTGCCCGTTATGGGCACGAATCGCCAACGCTTTTTCTCGCCGTCCTGGAAGAACCGAATATCTGCGAGGACGACTCTTTGTGGATCCTCTGGGACAACCGACGGTGAGTCTCGTCGGACCCCTTAGTTCCTTTGCCCTTAGCTCGGTCGCTAGCGCAGACTGCCTGGTCGTAATCCCCGAGGAGAAAACTCACCTACCCGAAGGTGAGCTTGTTCAGGTGCTCCCTTTTAACGGCTTGTTTTCCCCATAA
- a CDS encoding N-acetylmuramic acid 6-phosphate etherase: MGAFSVVGIDGGATKTQWVVLDNQGETVAGGRAGPGNFLLAEPSELEELLRHIARGVACWPIGGVGGFFAGCRTEAERVRLTTLLRTVWPSAQTILVGDDVEASFAAAYQERDGILVLSGTGSHVAGRKENRWERAGGWGHWFGDVGSGYDLARRTLECFYRQYDLSGKLPNGLEVFLGVCSENNPEELARRFFLRTREPKKELAALAPFVFQLAWQGNGTAWRVILKAARELALRAWRIARRLTLDPPVVTLAGGLFEGEPLYEQAFREALLALAPSASVTLCRVPASVGAAWLALRACHSPLIVAMPSLAHPSVEARILSRASTEQPNPRSRNLEGRTTAELVDLFLSQEKAVLRALRAAREKLVQAADLIAAKLLAGGRLFYVGAGTSGRLGVLDASEIPPTFGLSRLTVQAILAGGSQAFGKSQEGAEDHGWEGSLAIRNRKVKGTDVVCGISASGRTPFVLEALRQAKRQGASVILVSCNPNRPACPSADVCVDLPTGAEILAGSTRLKAGTATKVALNMFSTIAMIRLGRVRDNLMVGMLPQSEKLRQRAIRLVTRLARIDAARASEVLQQTGWDIPAALNRLERIQRKTPEQPA, from the coding sequence GTGGGGGCTTTCTCTGTAGTCGGAATCGACGGAGGAGCTACCAAGACTCAATGGGTAGTTCTAGACAACCAAGGCGAGACGGTTGCCGGGGGACGAGCCGGACCCGGAAACTTCCTCCTGGCCGAGCCAAGCGAGTTGGAAGAACTTTTGCGTCACATTGCACGAGGAGTGGCCTGCTGGCCGATCGGCGGCGTAGGGGGATTTTTTGCTGGCTGTCGTACGGAAGCGGAGCGAGTTCGTCTTACGACCCTGTTACGAACCGTGTGGCCCTCGGCTCAAACCATCCTGGTGGGAGATGATGTGGAAGCCTCATTTGCGGCCGCCTACCAAGAACGGGATGGAATCCTTGTGCTCTCCGGAACCGGGTCGCACGTCGCCGGTCGGAAAGAAAATCGGTGGGAACGCGCGGGTGGCTGGGGACACTGGTTTGGAGACGTGGGAAGCGGCTACGATCTAGCCCGCAGGACATTGGAGTGCTTCTACCGCCAGTATGATCTTTCCGGGAAGCTCCCGAACGGGCTCGAAGTCTTTCTGGGAGTGTGCTCCGAAAATAACCCGGAGGAACTGGCCCGGCGGTTTTTCCTTCGCACAAGGGAACCCAAAAAGGAACTGGCGGCGTTAGCTCCCTTCGTATTCCAATTGGCATGGCAAGGGAATGGAACCGCCTGGCGGGTGATCCTCAAAGCGGCTCGGGAGCTTGCGCTGCGAGCGTGGAGGATTGCGCGCCGCCTTACGCTTGATCCTCCGGTGGTAACCCTAGCCGGAGGTCTCTTTGAGGGCGAACCCCTGTATGAACAAGCGTTTCGGGAGGCTTTACTGGCGCTGGCTCCGAGCGCTTCGGTCACCCTCTGTCGCGTGCCGGCAAGCGTTGGAGCCGCCTGGCTTGCTCTGCGCGCTTGCCACTCCCCTTTGATCGTAGCCATGCCTTCCCTTGCGCATCCGTCGGTGGAGGCAAGGATCCTTAGCCGGGCCTCGACTGAACAACCTAACCCGCGGTCACGCAACTTGGAAGGCCGGACCACTGCCGAACTGGTGGATCTATTCCTCTCCCAAGAAAAAGCGGTTCTCCGAGCGTTACGGGCTGCGCGCGAAAAGCTTGTCCAAGCCGCCGATCTCATTGCTGCCAAGCTTCTAGCTGGGGGTCGTTTATTCTATGTAGGCGCGGGGACGAGCGGACGGCTGGGAGTGCTTGACGCCAGCGAAATCCCTCCCACTTTCGGACTAAGCCGGCTGACGGTTCAAGCCATTCTGGCAGGAGGAAGCCAGGCCTTTGGGAAGAGTCAAGAAGGGGCCGAGGACCATGGATGGGAAGGGTCTTTGGCCATTCGGAACCGGAAAGTAAAGGGTACGGATGTGGTCTGCGGCATCAGCGCCAGCGGACGCACCCCTTTTGTTCTGGAAGCCTTGCGCCAGGCGAAACGCCAGGGGGCAAGTGTGATTTTGGTCTCCTGTAACCCCAACCGGCCTGCCTGCCCAAGCGCCGATGTGTGCGTGGATCTGCCCACGGGAGCGGAAATCCTTGCAGGTTCCACACGCTTGAAGGCGGGGACGGCGACCAAAGTGGCTCTCAATATGTTTTCGACCATTGCCATGATCCGGCTGGGTCGGGTTCGGGACAACCTTATGGTGGGAATGCTTCCCCAGAGTGAAAAATTGCGCCAGAGAGCGATCCGGCTGGTAACGCGCCTGGCTCGGATAGATGCCGCCCGGGCATCGGAAGTTCTCCAACAAACCGGTTGGGATATACCTGCCGCGCTTAACCGGTTGGAAAGAATTCAAAGAAAAACGCCGGAGCAACCTGCGTAA